Below is a window of Arcobacter sp. LA11 DNA.
TTTCATAAGGAATTTCATCTGAAATATTATCAAAAATCGACTCTCTAATAAATTCTTTAAATATATCTCTCATATGCTCAGTAGTCAAAATTTCAGGATCAAATAAATAAGGATGAACAGGAAGATGTTGAACTACAACATCTAGGATATTTGATTGTTTTGTCTGTTTTTTAATAGATACTGGAATAACAGCTTGATATTTATCAGAATACTCTTCGTACTCTTTCATTTTTGCTAGTACTTCATCATTCGATACATTATCTATTTTTGTAAGAAGTAAAATGTGTTTTGTATTTTTCTTATTCTTTTCTAAGAAATTTTCATAATGTGTTAACTTATCTGTAACAGGTGCTAAAAATAAAATTAAATCACAATCACCAATAGCCTTTAAAGCCTCATCTAACATAAATTGGTTAAGTAATTTTTCTGTTTCATGAAGTCCTGGAGTATCTACAAATACTATTTGGTCATCATCATGCATTACAATTATATTTGATCTCTTTCTTGTCGCATTTGCTTTATGTGAAACCATCGCAATCTTTTCACCAACTAACCAATTTAAAAGAGAACTTTTCCCTGCATTAGGACGTCCTACAACTGAAACATAACCACACTTACTACTCATTTTATTCCTTAAATTCTATATAAAAGTGTATTATATCAAAATGAAGCTACTTATCTTCTTCTATAATGCAAGTTGATTGTTTTTAGTTTATAGTGTAATCTCATCTGAAAGAGTACATAATCCTTTAAATTGAGGAAAAATATCCATCTCTTTTATAAACTTCCTAGGCGTTAATCCCGTAAAAGATTTAAACTCTTTTGTAAAGTGAGATTGGTCATAAAAGTTATTCTCATAAGAGAGTTTTGTAAAGTTTATATTATATTGGTTAAATTTTATAGTATCTAAGACTTGATAAAATCTTGCAACTTTTTGTATCTCTTTAGGGCTTAACCCAGTAAGAGACTTTACATTTCTTTCTATTTGTCTTTTAGATAAGTTTTGTTCACTGAAAAATGATTTCAAATTGGCATTTCTATAAAGTTGATTAATATTTAATATCAAATCATCGGCATGAAAATTGTTTTTATTAAATAAATCAAAAAGAAAAACATCTAAAAAGTTCATAATTATTGAATCAGTTTTAAGATTATATATTTGCTCTAATATTGAGTTATCAAACTTTATTGATAATTCATCTAAAGTATAAACTTTATCTTCTAATAAAGAGACAGGTGTTTTAAAAAGCTTATAAAAAATACTTGGGTTAAATTGAATGTCAATTACATGAATATCATTACTAAATTTTAATTTATTATTAATTTTACATGGAGGAATTACATATACTCCTCTTTTGATTTTTCCCTCTTTATAGTAATCATTTAAATTAAAAGTTCCATCTATTACAAGTAATACTGTAGTACAGCCATCAGGCATTAAATTATGATCATAAAAAAATGAACTATCAGTTTTTTCTCCTTTTAAAAACCAATAGACCTTTATCCATTCTTTTAATTTTTCATGAGGGAGATACATTTTTGATTTAATCATAAGTACTCCTTTATATTCTAATTATAATTTAATTTAATAGCTAATTTTTTAAATTAGTGTTTAAAATAAATACAGAAAAGTTGATTTATATGCTTATAAAATTAAAAATGTCGTTTTTTTACAAAAATTAATTATTAGATTTTATTTACATATTTAGGTGTTAAAAAATATACAAAAAAGTCGTTTTTTTACTATTTATTTTTTTTATTAATTTTTATAATTTCAGCAATCAATCTTGATTAAATAAGAAAAAGGAGAGAGTTTGAAAACTACTTATTTAAATTCGGCATTGAAATTTAGTATAGGTATATTAATTAGTTCAACTAGTTTGTTCGCTACAAACTATACAGAAGCAAAGAATATTATTAATACTAAATGTACAGCATGTCACGCGGGAAGTGCTACATCTGGTTTAAGCAGGGTTTCTGAACAAAGAAAAACACCTGAAGCATGGATGATGACACTAAAAAGGATGAAAGAAGACCACGGTCTAAAACTCACAAAAAGTGAAAATGAAAAGGTTGTAAAATATCTATCTGATACTCAAGGTCTAAACTATGATGAGACTACAGACTATAGATATATATTAGAAAAAACACCAAACTATCAAGAGTCAACAAACTTAGATGCTCAATTTACTGAAGTATGTGCAAGATGTCATAGTGCTGCAAGGGGAACACTTCAAAGAAGAACAAATGATGAGTGGAGCAAGATAGTTGATCTACACTTAGGAAAATTTCCTACAACTGAGTACCAATCACTTGCAAGAGATAGAGACTGGTATGGTATTGCAAAAAATGAAATTGTACCTTATTTAAACAAACATTTTAACAATGATAAAAAGTTTAAGTTAGAAAAAAATGATTTTGAAGGTTCTTGGTCTTTTTATGGACATAGATTAGGTGAAGGCGACTTTTCTTTAACTATGAAAGTTGCAAAAGAATCAAATGATAAATATAAAATCTCTATTGATGGTAGTTATATAGATGGAAGAAAAATCCAAGGAGAAGGATATTCTGACATATATAGTGGCTATGAGTGGAGAGCTATTTTAAAAATTAATGATATTAAATACAAACAAGTCTTTGCATTTGATTCAAAAACAGGGAAACTATCTGGAAGTATGTTTGAAACTCTACACCCAGAAGAACACTCAACTTTAACAGGTGTTAAACAAGGAACTAACAAGGCTATATTAGGTGTATATCCAAAATCAATTAAAGCTGGAAGTTCTGAAACTATAACAATTACTGGTGCAAACCTAAATGGAAATGTAAAACTTTCAAGTGGACTTTCTATAAATAAAATTCTTGAAAAAACTTCATCAAAAATTGTTTTAGATGTGACTGCATCTTCAAAATATGATTCAAAACTAATTGATTTAATGGTTGGTTCAACAAAATTTGATGAAGATTTGGTTGTTTACAAAAAAATTGATACTTTAAAAGTTTATCCTACATATGCAATTGCAAGAGTTGGTGATGGTGGCGGAAAAATGGCAAAACAACACGCAATTTTTGAAGCTCATGGATACTTAAGTGGAAAAGATGGAAAGTTAGGAACTTCTGATGATATCTCTTTAGGAAAAGTAGATGCAAAATGGAATGTTCTACCATTTGATGATAGAGCAAAAGTTGATGAAGATGTTAAATTTACTGGTGATATGGATTCATATAGTGGAAGATTTACTCCATCATTTGCAGGACCAAATCCAAAAAGAAGATTTGGAACAAACAACGCTGGAAATTTAAAAATAATTGCAACATATAAAGATGGTGCTAACACTTTAGAAGCTGATTCTCATTTAATTGTAACTGTTCAAAAGTGGGTAAATCCTCCAATTGATTAGGAGATATTAATATGAGTAATAATGAACTAAAAATAAATAATCACAATTTTAGAGTTATTAAAAATAGTGATTCAAATTTATTATTCCATGTTCCATCTTCTTCACTTTTTGAACTAGATGAAACAAATGAAAGTTTAATAAATAGACTTGATAATAAAAAAATTGAGAGTTTCTCAAAAGAAGAAATAGTTGAATTAGAAAAATTAAATATTGTTGGAAATGAAGAGCCTTTTAAATATACAGAGGT
It encodes the following:
- the era gene encoding GTPase Era, whose protein sequence is MSSKCGYVSVVGRPNAGKSSLLNWLVGEKIAMVSHKANATRKRSNIIVMHDDDQIVFVDTPGLHETEKLLNQFMLDEALKAIGDCDLILFLAPVTDKLTHYENFLEKNKKNTKHILLLTKIDNVSNDEVLAKMKEYEEYSDKYQAVIPVSIKKQTKQSNILDVVVQHLPVHPYLFDPEILTTEHMRDIFKEFIRESIFDNISDEIPYETDVLINKVEEKDDLDVVKATIIVQKSTQKGMIIGKGASAIKRIGKDARLKIEKLTGRKCYLELFVSIKKGWTKNKQGLKELGYDVTF
- a CDS encoding AraC family transcriptional regulator produces the protein MIKSKMYLPHEKLKEWIKVYWFLKGEKTDSSFFYDHNLMPDGCTTVLLVIDGTFNLNDYYKEGKIKRGVYVIPPCKINNKLKFSNDIHVIDIQFNPSIFYKLFKTPVSLLEDKVYTLDELSIKFDNSILEQIYNLKTDSIIMNFLDVFLFDLFNKNNFHADDLILNINQLYRNANLKSFFSEQNLSKRQIERNVKSLTGLSPKEIQKVARFYQVLDTIKFNQYNINFTKLSYENNFYDQSHFTKEFKSFTGLTPRKFIKEMDIFPQFKGLCTLSDEITL
- the peaA gene encoding quinohemoprotein amine dehydrogenase subunit alpha, with translation MKTTYLNSALKFSIGILISSTSLFATNYTEAKNIINTKCTACHAGSATSGLSRVSEQRKTPEAWMMTLKRMKEDHGLKLTKSENEKVVKYLSDTQGLNYDETTDYRYILEKTPNYQESTNLDAQFTEVCARCHSAARGTLQRRTNDEWSKIVDLHLGKFPTTEYQSLARDRDWYGIAKNEIVPYLNKHFNNDKKFKLEKNDFEGSWSFYGHRLGEGDFSLTMKVAKESNDKYKISIDGSYIDGRKIQGEGYSDIYSGYEWRAILKINDIKYKQVFAFDSKTGKLSGSMFETLHPEEHSTLTGVKQGTNKAILGVYPKSIKAGSSETITITGANLNGNVKLSSGLSINKILEKTSSKIVLDVTASSKYDSKLIDLMVGSTKFDEDLVVYKKIDTLKVYPTYAIARVGDGGGKMAKQHAIFEAHGYLSGKDGKLGTSDDISLGKVDAKWNVLPFDDRAKVDEDVKFTGDMDSYSGRFTPSFAGPNPKRRFGTNNAGNLKIIATYKDGANTLEADSHLIVTVQKWVNPPID